A segment of the Clostridia bacterium genome:
CCGGCCTGAAATACGTCACCCCGAAGCACAGCGGGCCGAGCCACACATCAGCCACCCAAAACCATCCATCCGCCTCGACTCCTATCCCGATCCGCCACCGCCGCCAATTGACCTCTGCGCCAAAGAGCCACGGACCCATCCTCAGCATCGAGCTACCCCCTTTTGCGTCTGCGCCAGCTATGGCTGACCGCCTCCTGTTTCTCCTTTCCCCCCGTGCCAGACCACCACCCTCACCCTCTTCCTTCCCCATTCTCTCGCCTCCGCCCGGCTGGGGAGAAACATATCGATCCTCCTGCCCTTGATCAAATACCCGGTATCCTCCGCCCTCCCCGGGCCGTACCCTTCCACCCATAACCTCGATCCCAGCGGAATTACCCGGGGATCCACCGCCACGGTCCCGCACCTCGGCCATGTGCCGGTCGCCGTCCAGTTCCCCGTGTAGCTGTACGCGGTAGCTATCGCCTCCATCTCCCAGCGCTCGCCCGCACCTGGGGCAGGCTCGCGCCCTTCTTTCCCCTGCTCAGCTTCCCCGCCCCTGCTTGCCTGTCCGACTTCTGCCCTGCCCTCTGGAACCATCTTTCCGCGCTCATGCAGGTTCAGCGGGCGCGGGTTCGCCAGCGCTATCCACGCCATCACCGCCGCCGCCAGAAGTACCGCCAGAACCGCCCGCCAGACCCGCATCTCCGCCACCTCCCGAAAAGAGACTGCCGCTCGCATATTCCAGTACCCGCTCCTTATCCTCCGGGCGGACCTCGCCCTCCTCCCTCTGAGGCTGCTCTTCCAGCATCCACCCGGGGATCGCCGGTATCGCCTGCTCGGGCCGCTCCATCCCCATCCTGCAATTGCACCGGTACGCAAACTCGTACACCCGCTTCCCCACCTGCTTCTTCGCGATTATGATCCCATCGCGGCAATGCGGGCACTTTACCCTGATCCGCGCCGCCGGGAGCTGGTGCCGCGACTGCCTGATCTCCTCCACCGCCCGGAGAATTTCCGCCACGGTCGGGAAGTGCACTGCCACCTCCAGCACCCTCTTCAGCGCCGCCTCCGCCAGCCGGAGATCCACACCCTTTTCGTTGAGCACCGAAAGCCATACCTCTGCGGTCGGGCTCAGATCCTTTTCCTGCATGCCCGGAAAATTGGCCGCCGCCCACGCCACCAGCCTTGCCGCCTCTCTCCTGGTCATCTCTTTCGCCCCTTTCCGCCCACTCTGCAAGCGACGCATAAGCCCTCGGGACCCTTCCGGCAGGTCTGCGCCTCCGCTCCTCTTCTTCCTCGAGCCGCCTTATCACCCAGCTCAAAATAGCCCGGTAATCCGACTTGTACCGCTTTCCGTGGGCACCCTTGTACGCGTCCAGGATCTCGATGCACCGCCTTACACGGTTCTCGTTTCCAAGCCGCGCCAGAAGCGACTCATACTCCGCCGGGGTCATAGACACATACTCCGCATACCTGACCGGCTCATTCTCGCTGGGGGGGGACAAAGGGGGGGGTGCATCTGCATTTGCATTTGCATCTACATCTGCATCTGCTTGTTTGCCATTGCCTTCCCCAAAGCCTTCCCCAAAGCCTTTGCCATTGCCTTCCCCAAAGCCTTTGCCAAAGCCTTTGCCAAAGCCTTCGGGATCGCCTTCCCCGGAAGAACCTAACGCCCAACTTTCCAGCGCCTGGGCCAACTGCTCCAGATACGGCTTTCCCAGCTCCCTCACCATCTCCGCCAGGACCTTGAACAGCCCGCTCCGGGGGAGCTCAGCCAGCACCTTGATTGCGCCCTCAGCCCGATTGCCGTTATCGATGGGATTATGCCGGAGGTAATTCACGATGAGCACCAGATCGGTCTTGGGATCGACCTTGACGAAATCATCCTCGACCAGCCTCGCAAACGCCTTGGCAAAGCGCTTCCTCTCCCATCCCAGATCAGCGCATGCATAGAGCTCCGGCAGGACGTAACACCCAAGCACGTTATTATGAGGAGAAGTCAGCAGGTAGAGCGCGAGCAGCTTGGCATCATCGCTCCACCCCCTTACCTTCTCATCCATCCAGAACCTGGACTTGATGTGTACGTACCTGCCCTCCCCGGTCATCACCGCTCCGCCACCCCTCCGCGCTCCACATGCACCTCGAAGAGGTGGAAGCAGTTTTTATCGACATTGACGTACTCTCTCTTCGGCGGCAAAAACATCGCCATCGTGACCTCATCGGGGATGAACCTGTACCGCGCATCCCGGATTTCGCTCCACGTGGGATACCTGGTGGGGTGGCTGATGCTGAGGTGCCACCCCGCCCCCTCCGACCGCCCCACGATAACCGTGCACTCCCCGAACAGATACGCCTCCGCGCCCGGCTCGAGCATTTTCTGCACATCCGGGGGAATCCTGAGCCTCCTCCATCCCCTCATGCCGCCGCCCTCCTCGCGCGTCTGATGCTGCCATCCTCGACCACCCACACCGCGAGGCCGGGGATTCCGGGATCCGCAGGATCTACCTCTCCCCTCGCCGCCAGCACGATGATCGTCTCGTGATTGAGCCCCATGAGCATATTGGTCAGCGCCATCCGGTTCGCCGGATCAAGTTGTTCGGCATCATCGATCACCATTACCCCGAGCCCTGCGAGCGATGCCAGCGCATCCTGCATCGCCACCCCCACCCGCATACGCTCCGAGCGCGAGAGCAGATCGATCTTGACCTCCTGCCCATCCTCGATCACCTTGATGCCATCCGCGCCGATCCTGATCACGAACCTGCCCTGCACGAGCTGCCTGAGCCGCGCATTGATCCGCTCCTCGATCGGGCCCAGCTTTTCCGCCAGCATCGCCTCCCTTATTCCGTCCGGTCCAAACGCCTTTACCAGCGCCTCGTACAAGCCCGCCTCCCGCTCGAGCTCCACCGACTGCTTCTTTAAGCCCTCGAGCCGCGCCTGCCACGCATCCCATTCCCTCCACGCCGCAAGCGCCTCCCGCGCCTCCGCGAGCTGCCTATCCACCTCTATCTGTTCCTGAGCCGCCTGCTCCCGCTCCTCCGAGCTGAACGCCCTGAGCCTCACCTCTTCAGCCGCAAGCTCCTTTTTCTTAGCTTCAAGAAGTGCCTCAGCCGACCTCGCCGACTCTGCCTGTCTCCGCGCTTCCTCTAAGCGCTCCTTTACTGCCTCCCACTGCCTCGAGAGCTCGCTAGCTCCCGCTACCCTTGCCGCCAATAACTTTACTGCCTTCTCATATTCCGCCCGCTTTGCCCGCGCCTCCATCCGGGCCGAATCGAGCATTACTTGCCATTCCGCCTTTTCCGCCGGGCACGCAAGGTTAGAGATGGGGCACCACCCATCAAACGCCTCCAGCCTATTCACCAGCCCCGCCGCCGCATCCATCTCTGCCTTGAGCCTTGCCTCTTCCTTTTCCGCCTCGCGCTGGGCCGCCAGCGCATCCCTGGCCCGCATCGAGAGCTCTGCCTCTTCAGCCTCGAGCCCTGCCACATCGCCGATCTCATCCTGCGCCCGGCTCTCCAGCGCCGCGATTTCCCTCTTGAGCACCTCCACCCTCTCCTTCGCTTGGTGATATCGTCCGAAGCTCTCATATCGCTTCGAAATCAGTTCTTCCCGCCGCCGCTCGAGCTCCCCGGCCTCAGCCTCGAGCTCCGCCCTCGCCTTTCTCGGCGGTACCGGCATCTCCCGCTTCGCCACCTCGAGCGCATCCTTCACTTCCTTCGCCTGCCGCTTTGCCAGCTTTCTGCGCTCGCGCAAGATTTTCTCTACCTCATCGAAAAGCTCGGGGCCTCCGCTTCCCGCCGCCTCGAGCGCCACCGACACTGCCTCTGCCGCCCGCTCTTTCTCCCCCTCGCCTGCGCCGCGTTCCGAAAGCCATTCCACCATCCGCTCCACGACCGCCTTTTGATCAAAGCTCACCCCCGCCAGCGCAAACAGCATCTTCTGCTGCTCGACTGCAGGAAGATCAAGAAAAGCAGAAGTATTGAGGCAGGCCGAGATCGCATCCTCTTCCGCCCCAACCTTCTGCATCAGCGCCGACTGCTGGGAGCTCGCATTCCCGCTCCAGCCCTCCACCGCCAGCCCGCCG
Coding sequences within it:
- a CDS encoding 3D domain-containing protein; this encodes MRVWRAVLAVLLAAAVMAWIALANPRPLNLHERGKMVPEGRAEVGQASRGGEAEQGKEGREPAPGAGERWEMEAIATAYSYTGNWTATGTWPRCGTVAVDPRVIPLGSRLWVEGYGPGRAEDTGYLIKGRRIDMFLPSRAEAREWGRKRVRVVVWHGGKGETGGGQP